Proteins encoded in a region of the Polyangium spumosum genome:
- a CDS encoding sigma 54-interacting transcriptional regulator — translation MNQPVTMTEELPEHELSARSHRLPFLFVVMHCDNPSLGGARYCLSGVDGITIGRGPSREVSRVDEGGARTLVLRLPSPSVSKAHARLVRKGAAWFLEDLGSKNGSCVNGERVSRAPIQDGDLIEVGSVVLRHRAALPVSGDEALDLDSASRAPEVTGYMSLDPAIATDLAALARVARLPITTLLLGETGTGKEVLAKGMHALSGRRGPFVAVNCGALPSSLLESQLFGHVRGSFTGAQRDEPGYIRSAEGGTLFLDEIGDMPLHAQAALLRVLQEREVVPVGGARPTRVDVRVIAATNQPLDTLCLEGEFRTDLLARLSGYQHTLPPLRERIEDLGLLIGDLLRRSNIPGAPSARLSVRVARRLLSHTWPLNIRELENVLTVAVALAEGGVVELSNLPESVTTAPVQLAPSGGLSSSPGELREQLVSLLQKHQGNVSSVARVTGKSRMQIHRWMQKFGIHPDDFRG, via the coding sequence ATGAACCAGCCGGTCACCATGACCGAGGAGCTACCCGAGCACGAGCTGAGCGCGCGCTCTCACCGGCTCCCCTTTCTCTTCGTCGTGATGCATTGTGACAACCCGTCCCTCGGCGGGGCGCGATACTGTCTTTCCGGGGTCGACGGGATCACGATCGGGCGCGGACCTTCGCGCGAGGTGTCACGCGTCGACGAGGGGGGCGCGCGGACGCTCGTGCTGCGCCTCCCCTCGCCGAGCGTCTCGAAGGCGCACGCGCGCCTCGTTCGCAAGGGCGCCGCGTGGTTCCTCGAGGACCTCGGCTCCAAGAATGGCTCGTGCGTGAACGGGGAGCGTGTCTCTCGCGCGCCCATTCAGGACGGGGACCTCATCGAGGTAGGCTCGGTCGTGCTGCGTCATCGCGCCGCCTTGCCTGTGTCCGGCGACGAGGCGCTCGATCTCGACAGCGCGTCTCGCGCCCCGGAGGTGACGGGGTACATGAGCCTCGATCCTGCCATTGCCACGGACCTCGCGGCGCTCGCTCGTGTCGCGCGTTTGCCGATCACGACCCTGCTCCTCGGCGAGACGGGCACGGGCAAGGAGGTCCTCGCCAAAGGAATGCACGCGCTCTCGGGCCGGCGAGGTCCGTTCGTCGCGGTCAATTGTGGCGCATTGCCCTCGTCGCTCCTGGAGAGCCAGCTCTTCGGCCACGTCCGGGGCTCGTTCACCGGCGCGCAGCGGGACGAGCCGGGTTATATCCGCAGCGCGGAGGGGGGGACCTTGTTCCTCGACGAGATCGGCGACATGCCATTACACGCGCAGGCGGCGCTCCTGCGCGTCCTCCAGGAGCGCGAGGTCGTGCCCGTGGGCGGCGCGCGCCCGACACGCGTGGACGTGCGCGTCATCGCGGCGACGAACCAGCCGCTCGATACGCTCTGCCTCGAGGGCGAGTTCCGGACGGACCTCCTGGCGCGCCTCTCGGGGTATCAGCATACGCTGCCGCCGCTCCGCGAGCGCATCGAGGACCTCGGGCTCTTGATCGGCGACCTCCTGCGGCGTTCGAATATCCCTGGCGCTCCCTCGGCCCGATTGAGCGTCCGTGTGGCTCGGCGGTTGCTCTCGCATACGTGGCCGCTCAACATCCGGGAGCTCGAGAACGTGCTCACGGTCGCCGTGGCGCTCGCCGAAGGGGGCGTGGTGGAGCTGTCGAACCTGCCGGAGAGCGTCACGACGGCGCCGGTGCAGCTCGCGCCGAGCGGCGGCCTGTCCTCGAGCCCCGGCGAGCTCCGCGAGCAGCTCGTATCGCTGCTCCAGAAGCACCAGGGCAACGTGAGCTCGGTGGCGCGCGTCACGGGGAAGTCACGGATGCAGATTCACCGGTGGATGCAGAAATTCGGTATCCATCCGGACGATTTCCGCGGGTGA
- a CDS encoding protein kinase domain-containing protein encodes MESRTHTESCAGDTPPVSERPAPAPPAPPASAPPPLDGFIKHYEIVRTLGVGGMGSVLLARDTKLGRLVAIKLLHDDGHAGARLLDEAQFTARARHENIVVIYEIGAVDGRPYMVLEYLEGRTLRRVISSSPGGEGRALPRGLTLDIMASVVRALAAAHKSGIVHRDLKPENIMLLDAGQVKVLDFGIARPAGADERRRREGTRAYMSPEQWRGDEIDARSDLWAAGVILYELLAGAHPLAPLTAGRLAQVTDRETPMPRLADARPELAGLSKIVERCLRKKKEERFASADELLAALEPWITRSRAPSIAEGVCPFAGLAAFQESDADHFFGRERDVVAVLGTLGRQALVAVAGPSGAGKSSFVRAGVIPALRRSGEDWDVLWVRPGRAPLAALREALAPEAVDGDLGEKPALFGALLRAWCRAKGSSSRLLVFVDQLEELHTLAPDAAERAAFLACLLGAADDASSPLRVVVCVRSDYLDRIAEDRPFMAQVGAGLFFLPPVGEEGLREALTQPVMAAGYRFESEVMIADMLEELSRAKSPLPLLQFSATALWEARDRQQKMLTRVAYERMGGVGGALARHADEVVSGLSAPDQRLCRAIALRLVTPERTRAITTLRELVALGEEPAAVEAIVSRLVAARLLLVDTDAEQGSAKVELVHEALIERWPTLSRWLDENAGDARLLSRLRAVASQWHADGEPTGMLWRDRAAEEARAFLERHRRAPAEAPGARIGPLEERYLRAVISLADQDRRRRNRTLAGAFALVCAVAGVVLVLGLDARTQARRADEEAARVREQNAELALQALRGRNATRILAARKREDDPTVALALLREIEPPDLPREWPELVSAALSTGVARDVWRTSPTRVAYAAVTSPDGTRIAVAMDDHTTRILGDDLVERALLRGHEKLVWSVDWSPDGARVVTASFDGTARIWFADGSGEPLVLRGHGDMVNTARMSPDGRRVVTASDDRTSRVWSADDGRELLVLRHETEVQSAAWSPDGERIVTASLDGVARVWNTNGKGEPTLLRGHSDMVVAASFHPDGTRIATAGRDRTVRVWSAQGAELLVLRGHEEKVLSVAWSPDGARLASASKDKTARVWRADGRGSPIVLRGHGHWVYTATFSPDGERIVTTSLDGTQRRFHLGDIVAPTLLRGHEDTIRGLVFSPDGKRIATASFDGTTRIWNADGAGESEVLRGHSSEVRFVRWSPDGARLATASEDKTARVWTVDGSAAPIVLRAPGGAFQMLDWSPDGERLVTASLDGTIGLWSKRGVELGSVTKRTRDEFKWIRAFFDPSGKRVLVMDTTDSTVWLWDVDERGELSPLGHHESTVRFAKWSPDGSRVLTISNEGVARIWDTRGEAPPVEIRGPKAIFNGFFGPDGRRLILAFADGTLRPWSGDGLGAPIAAGAPEEGGINGSFSVDGSRVLTSALDGKVRVRNVDGSGAPFVLESATLALSNATWSPGGDRIAVHYEDKFAWVWPDVRPFSGPDDARLWTATSYCTPPALRVELLGVTEAEAREGEEACRRRVAITSTSDTTRRGSRAIIAPP; translated from the coding sequence ATGGAGAGCCGCACGCACACGGAGTCATGCGCGGGAGACACGCCGCCCGTGTCGGAGCGGCCCGCGCCCGCGCCGCCCGCGCCGCCCGCGAGCGCCCCCCCGCCGCTCGACGGCTTCATCAAGCATTACGAGATCGTACGCACGCTCGGCGTCGGTGGAATGGGGAGCGTGCTCCTCGCGCGGGACACGAAGCTCGGTCGGCTGGTCGCCATCAAGCTGCTCCACGACGACGGGCACGCGGGGGCGCGTCTCCTCGACGAGGCCCAGTTCACGGCTCGCGCGAGGCACGAGAACATCGTCGTGATCTACGAGATCGGCGCGGTCGACGGGCGCCCCTACATGGTCCTCGAATACCTCGAGGGACGCACGCTGCGCCGCGTGATCTCCTCGAGCCCAGGGGGCGAGGGCCGCGCGCTGCCGCGGGGGCTCACGCTCGATATCATGGCGTCCGTCGTCCGCGCGCTCGCCGCGGCCCACAAGAGCGGGATCGTCCACCGGGACCTCAAGCCGGAGAACATCATGCTGCTCGACGCCGGGCAGGTGAAGGTCCTCGATTTCGGCATCGCGAGGCCCGCAGGGGCCGATGAGCGGCGGCGGCGCGAAGGGACACGCGCCTACATGTCGCCAGAGCAATGGCGCGGCGACGAGATCGACGCGCGCAGCGATCTCTGGGCCGCGGGCGTCATCCTGTACGAGCTGCTCGCCGGCGCGCACCCGCTCGCGCCGCTCACGGCGGGTCGGCTCGCGCAGGTCACCGATCGGGAGACGCCGATGCCGCGCCTCGCCGACGCTCGGCCGGAGCTCGCGGGGCTCTCGAAGATCGTCGAGCGTTGCCTGCGCAAAAAAAAGGAGGAGCGGTTCGCCTCGGCGGACGAGCTCCTCGCGGCCCTCGAGCCATGGATCACGCGCTCCCGAGCCCCGTCGATCGCCGAAGGGGTTTGTCCCTTCGCGGGGCTCGCCGCATTCCAGGAGTCGGACGCGGACCACTTCTTCGGCCGCGAGCGCGACGTCGTCGCCGTCCTGGGAACGCTCGGTCGTCAGGCGCTCGTCGCCGTGGCCGGGCCCTCGGGCGCAGGGAAATCGTCGTTCGTGCGCGCCGGCGTGATCCCCGCGCTCCGGCGCAGCGGCGAGGACTGGGATGTCCTCTGGGTTCGTCCGGGCCGCGCGCCCCTCGCGGCGCTGCGCGAGGCCCTCGCGCCCGAGGCCGTCGACGGAGATCTCGGTGAAAAGCCGGCCCTCTTCGGGGCGCTGCTCCGCGCGTGGTGCCGCGCCAAGGGCTCGTCCTCGCGCCTCCTCGTATTCGTCGATCAACTGGAGGAGCTCCATACCCTGGCCCCGGACGCGGCCGAGCGAGCCGCCTTCCTCGCCTGCCTGCTCGGCGCAGCGGACGACGCTTCGTCGCCGTTGCGCGTCGTCGTCTGTGTCCGCTCGGATTACCTCGATCGTATCGCCGAGGATCGCCCTTTCATGGCGCAGGTCGGCGCCGGGCTCTTCTTCTTGCCGCCCGTGGGCGAAGAGGGCCTGCGCGAGGCATTGACGCAGCCGGTGATGGCCGCGGGATATCGATTCGAGAGCGAGGTGATGATCGCCGACATGCTGGAGGAGCTGTCCCGCGCGAAGAGCCCGCTCCCGCTCCTGCAATTCTCGGCCACGGCGCTCTGGGAGGCGCGCGACAGGCAGCAAAAAATGCTCACGCGCGTGGCCTACGAGAGGATGGGCGGCGTCGGCGGCGCCCTCGCCAGACACGCCGACGAGGTCGTCTCGGGGCTTTCGGCGCCCGACCAGAGGCTTTGCCGCGCCATCGCCCTGCGCCTCGTCACGCCGGAGCGAACACGCGCGATCACGACCCTCCGCGAGCTCGTGGCGCTCGGCGAGGAGCCCGCCGCGGTGGAGGCGATCGTGTCGCGCCTCGTGGCCGCGAGGCTCTTGCTCGTGGATACGGACGCCGAGCAGGGGAGCGCGAAGGTCGAGCTCGTGCACGAGGCGCTGATCGAGCGCTGGCCGACGCTCTCGCGCTGGCTCGACGAGAATGCGGGAGACGCGCGTCTCCTCTCGCGCCTGCGCGCCGTCGCCTCGCAATGGCACGCCGACGGCGAGCCCACGGGGATGCTCTGGCGTGATCGCGCGGCGGAGGAGGCGCGCGCCTTTCTGGAGCGGCACCGGCGCGCCCCGGCCGAGGCGCCCGGCGCGCGGATCGGGCCGCTCGAGGAGCGGTATCTGCGCGCGGTGATCAGCCTCGCCGACCAGGACCGGCGGAGGCGGAATCGGACGCTCGCGGGCGCGTTCGCGCTCGTCTGCGCCGTCGCGGGCGTGGTGCTCGTCCTCGGGCTCGACGCGCGGACGCAGGCGCGGAGGGCGGACGAGGAGGCGGCGCGGGTCCGCGAGCAAAACGCCGAGCTCGCCCTCCAGGCGCTCCGGGGTCGCAATGCGACGCGTATCCTGGCCGCGAGAAAACGCGAGGACGATCCCACCGTCGCGCTCGCGCTCCTGCGGGAAATCGAGCCCCCCGACCTGCCCCGAGAGTGGCCCGAGCTCGTGAGCGCCGCGCTCTCGACCGGCGTCGCGCGCGACGTGTGGCGAACCTCGCCCACCCGCGTCGCGTATGCGGCCGTCACGAGCCCCGACGGCACGCGTATCGCCGTGGCGATGGATGACCACACCACCCGGATCCTGGGCGACGATCTCGTGGAGCGCGCTCTCTTGCGCGGGCACGAGAAGCTCGTCTGGTCCGTCGATTGGAGCCCGGACGGCGCGCGGGTCGTCACGGCGTCGTTCGACGGCACCGCGCGGATATGGTTCGCCGACGGGTCCGGGGAGCCGCTCGTCCTGCGCGGGCACGGGGACATGGTGAACACCGCGCGGATGAGCCCGGATGGTCGGCGCGTCGTGACGGCGTCCGACGACAGGACGTCACGGGTATGGAGCGCGGACGACGGGCGAGAGCTGCTCGTATTGCGGCACGAGACGGAGGTGCAGTCCGCCGCGTGGAGCCCGGACGGCGAGCGAATCGTCACGGCCTCCCTGGACGGGGTGGCGCGCGTATGGAACACGAATGGCAAAGGCGAGCCGACGCTCCTCCGCGGGCATTCGGACATGGTCGTCGCGGCGAGCTTTCACCCGGATGGTACGCGTATCGCGACGGCGGGCCGGGATCGGACGGTGCGCGTGTGGAGCGCGCAGGGCGCCGAGCTCCTCGTCTTGCGTGGCCACGAGGAGAAGGTCTTGAGCGTCGCCTGGAGCCCCGACGGCGCGCGCCTCGCCTCGGCGTCCAAGGACAAGACGGCGCGTGTCTGGCGCGCCGACGGCCGGGGCAGCCCGATTGTCCTGCGCGGCCACGGGCACTGGGTGTATACCGCGACCTTCAGCCCGGACGGGGAGCGAATCGTCACGACCTCGCTCGACGGCACGCAGCGCCGCTTTCACCTGGGTGACATCGTCGCGCCGACGTTGCTCCGGGGTCACGAGGACACGATTCGCGGGCTGGTCTTCAGCCCGGATGGGAAGCGCATCGCCACGGCCTCGTTTGATGGGACCACGCGGATATGGAACGCGGACGGCGCCGGCGAGAGCGAGGTCTTGCGCGGCCATTCCAGCGAGGTCCGTTTCGTCCGGTGGAGCCCCGACGGCGCGCGCCTCGCCACGGCGTCCGAAGACAAGACCGCGCGGGTATGGACCGTGGACGGCTCCGCCGCGCCCATCGTCCTCCGCGCTCCGGGCGGCGCGTTTCAGATGCTCGACTGGAGCCCCGACGGGGAGCGCCTCGTCACGGCGTCCCTCGACGGCACGATAGGATTGTGGAGCAAGCGCGGCGTCGAGCTCGGGAGCGTGACGAAACGGACGCGCGACGAGTTCAAGTGGATTCGCGCCTTCTTCGATCCGTCGGGGAAGCGCGTCCTCGTCATGGATACCACCGACAGCACGGTCTGGCTCTGGGACGTCGACGAGCGCGGAGAGCTCTCCCCGCTCGGCCACCACGAGAGCACCGTACGATTCGCGAAATGGAGCCCGGACGGCTCGCGGGTCCTCACGATATCGAACGAGGGCGTCGCTCGGATCTGGGATACCCGCGGGGAAGCGCCGCCCGTCGAGATCCGAGGGCCCAAGGCCATCTTCAATGGGTTCTTCGGGCCGGACGGGCGTCGCCTGATCCTCGCCTTCGCGGACGGCACCCTGCGGCCGTGGAGCGGCGATGGCCTCGGCGCGCCGATCGCCGCGGGCGCGCCGGAGGAAGGGGGCATCAACGGCAGCTTCAGCGTGGATGGCAGCCGGGTCCTGACGTCGGCGCTCGACGGGAAGGTGCGCGTGCGGAACGTTGACGGATCCGGGGCGCCCTTCGTGCTCGAGAGCGCCACGCTCGCCCTGAGCAATGCGACCTGGAGCCCCGGCGGCGATCGTATCGCGGTCCATTACGAGGACAAGTTTGCCTGGGTATGGCCCGACGTGCGCCCCTTCTCCGGCCCCGACGACGCGCGGCTCTGGACCGCCACGTCGTATTGCACCCCGCCCGCGCTCCGCGTCGAGCTCCTCGGCGTCACGGAGGCCGAGGCGCGCGAGGGGGAGGAGGCGTGCCGTCGCCGCGTCGCGATCACGTCGACGAGCGACACCACGCGGCGGGGGAGTCGCGCTATCATCGCGCCACCATGA